Proteins from a genomic interval of Caulobacter sp. NIBR1757:
- a CDS encoding YggS family pyridoxal phosphate-dependent enzyme, with the protein MPTDPSIADRRAAILDRIARAATEAGRAASDVTLVAVSKLQPQEKIAAILDAGQRVFGENRVQEAAGRWAGENRREGLELRLIGPLQSNKAAEAVALFDVIETVDREKIAGALAEAMAKSGRTPRLYVQVNTGEEPQKAGVAPAAADAFIARCRDLGLSIEGLMCIPPEREPAGLHFALLRKIAERNGVGKLSMGMSGDFETAVRFGATSVRVGTALFGGR; encoded by the coding sequence GTGCCAACCGATCCCTCCATTGCCGACCGCCGCGCCGCGATCCTGGACCGTATCGCCCGGGCGGCGACAGAGGCGGGGCGGGCGGCGTCGGACGTCACCCTTGTGGCCGTCTCCAAGCTGCAGCCGCAAGAGAAGATCGCCGCCATACTGGATGCCGGCCAGCGGGTGTTCGGCGAAAACCGGGTGCAGGAGGCGGCCGGCCGCTGGGCAGGGGAGAACCGGCGCGAGGGGCTGGAGCTGCGGCTGATCGGGCCGCTGCAGAGCAACAAGGCGGCCGAGGCGGTGGCGCTGTTCGACGTCATCGAGACCGTGGACCGGGAGAAGATCGCCGGGGCGCTGGCCGAGGCGATGGCCAAGTCGGGGCGGACGCCGCGGCTCTATGTGCAGGTCAATACCGGGGAGGAGCCCCAGAAGGCGGGCGTGGCGCCGGCGGCGGCGGACGCCTTCATCGCCCGGTGCCGGGATCTGGGCCTGAGCATCGAGGGGCTGATGTGCATTCCGCCGGAGCGCGAACCGGCGGGGCTGCATTTCGCGCTTCTGCGGAAGATCGCCGAGCGGAACGGGGTCGGGAAGCTGTCGATGGGGATGAGCGGGGATTTTGAAACGGCGGTACGGTTCGGCGCGACCAGCGTGCGCGTGGGCACGGCGCTGTTTGGGGGGCGGTAG
- a CDS encoding ABC transporter ATP-binding protein, producing MLIVENLTHIYPNGAKALDEVSLIVPKGMYGLLGPNGAGKSTLMRTIATLQAPTEGHVRFGEIDVLKDPEELRKVLGYLPQDFGVYPRVSAYDMLDHMAVLKGVSNGKERRETVEYLLNQTNLWAVRKRALAGFSGGMRQRFGIAQALIGDPALIIVDEPTAGLDPEERNRFLNLLAEIGENVVVILSTHIVEDVADLCPAMAIICEGRIVKQGAPLDLVAGLKGRIWKKTIEKSELEGYRGRYRVIHTRLFTGRTVIHVEADSDPGDGFTPVEGGLEDVYFSTLRTSRAA from the coding sequence ATGCTGATCGTCGAAAATCTGACGCACATCTATCCGAACGGCGCCAAGGCGTTGGATGAGGTAAGCCTGATCGTGCCCAAGGGCATGTACGGCCTGCTGGGCCCCAACGGCGCCGGCAAGTCGACCCTGATGCGGACCATCGCCACCCTGCAGGCGCCGACCGAGGGCCATGTCCGCTTCGGCGAGATCGATGTGCTGAAAGACCCCGAGGAACTGCGCAAGGTGCTCGGCTACCTGCCGCAGGACTTCGGCGTTTATCCCCGAGTCTCGGCCTACGACATGCTCGACCACATGGCCGTGCTCAAGGGCGTCTCCAACGGCAAGGAGCGCCGCGAAACGGTCGAATACCTGCTCAACCAGACCAACCTCTGGGCCGTGCGCAAGCGGGCCCTGGCCGGCTTCTCCGGCGGCATGCGCCAGCGCTTCGGCATCGCCCAGGCCCTGATCGGCGACCCGGCCCTGATCATCGTCGATGAGCCGACCGCCGGCCTCGACCCGGAAGAGCGCAACCGTTTCCTCAACCTGCTGGCCGAGATCGGCGAGAACGTCGTGGTCATCCTCTCGACCCACATCGTCGAGGACGTCGCCGACCTCTGCCCGGCCATGGCCATCATCTGCGAAGGCCGCATCGTCAAACAGGGCGCGCCGCTCGACCTGGTCGCCGGCCTCAAGGGCCGCATCTGGAAGAAGACCATCGAGAAGAGCGAGCTGGAGGGCTATCGCGGCCGCTACCGCGTCATCCACACCCGGCTGTTCACCGGCCGCACGGTGATCCACGTCGAGGCCGACAGCGATCCGGGCGACGGCTTCACCCCGGTCGAGGGCGGTCTGGAAGACGTCTACTTCTCGACCCTCCGCACCTCTCGCGCCGCTTAA
- a CDS encoding FKBP-type peptidyl-prolyl cis-trans isomerase, with protein MRFIPVILAAIAALSLASCDNERLAQKNALEGEAFMKENATKPGVQVLKDGVQYIVVTSGPVSGLKPKKGDELKVHYEGKLLNGNVFDSSFERGAPAIMPFENFIPAWMEVIPKMRPGDEWIVYVPPEEGYGKDGSGNIPPNSVLVFRIQLLGVLPARGNSVLG; from the coding sequence ATGCGCTTCATCCCCGTCATCCTCGCCGCCATCGCGGCCCTGTCCCTGGCCAGTTGCGACAACGAGCGGCTGGCCCAGAAGAATGCGCTCGAGGGCGAGGCCTTCATGAAGGAGAACGCCACCAAGCCGGGCGTTCAGGTGCTGAAGGACGGCGTCCAGTACATCGTCGTGACCTCCGGCCCGGTCAGCGGGCTGAAGCCCAAGAAGGGCGATGAGCTGAAGGTCCACTACGAGGGCAAGCTGCTCAACGGCAACGTCTTCGACTCCAGCTTCGAGCGCGGGGCGCCGGCCATCATGCCGTTTGAGAACTTCATCCCCGCCTGGATGGAGGTGATCCCGAAGATGCGCCCGGGCGACGAGTGGATCGTCTACGTGCCGCCCGAGGAGGGCTACGGCAAGGACGGCTCGGGCAACATCCCGCCCAATTCCGTGCTGGTCTTCCGCATCCAGCTGCTGGGCGTGCTGCCGGCGCGGGGAAATTCGGTGCTTGGCTAG
- a CDS encoding thiamine phosphate synthase encodes MAQGELARLLEAAKRLRPARVPAKPLPRLLFLTDPDRTPDPEAILETLPPEVGVIYRPFGAANAVEQGRRLTAIARRRGLILLAGADPDLAQAIGAQGVHLPERLAHQLPALRAARPAWILTAAAHSLSAVAVPADALLVSPVFPSSSPSAGQPLGVEAFTALVAAASAPVYALGGVTTQTALLLADSGAAGLAGIDAFLPG; translated from the coding sequence TTGGCACAGGGCGAACTCGCAAGACTACTGGAGGCCGCCAAGCGCCTACGCCCGGCCCGCGTCCCTGCCAAGCCCCTGCCCCGCCTGCTGTTCCTCACCGACCCGGATCGCACCCCCGATCCCGAAGCCATCCTCGAAACCCTGCCGCCTGAGGTCGGCGTCATCTACCGCCCGTTCGGCGCCGCCAACGCCGTCGAACAAGGCCGCCGCCTGACCGCCATCGCCCGCCGCCGCGGCCTGATCCTGCTGGCCGGCGCCGACCCCGACCTCGCCCAGGCCATCGGCGCCCAGGGCGTCCATCTGCCTGAACGCCTGGCCCATCAGCTGCCGGCCCTGCGCGCCGCCCGCCCGGCCTGGATCCTCACCGCCGCCGCCCACAGCCTCTCCGCCGTCGCCGTCCCCGCCGACGCCCTGCTGGTCTCCCCGGTCTTCCCCTCCAGCAGCCCCTCGGCCGGCCAACCCCTCGGCGTCGAAGCCTTCACCGCCCTCGTCGCCGCCGCCTCTGCCCCGGTCTACGCCCTCGGCGGCGTCACCACGCAGACCGCCCTCCTGCTGGCAGACAGCGGCGCCGCCGGCCTCGCCGGTATCGACGCCTTTTTGCCCGGGTAG
- a CDS encoding cation:proton antiporter — protein MALPQSLLPDPYIVLLAVGGLLIALVAWLPLALRRLPLSLPIVCIGLGAAIFSLPQVGLAPLPVRYPEVTERLTEFVVIIALMGAGLKIDRIVGWRRWGITWRLLAVTMPLSIAAIALLGVWAGLPLAAAILLAASLAPTDPVLAADVQVGPPRTGEEDEVRFGLTSEAGLNDGLAFPFVNLGLALALAATTGKPWLVDWLSYDVLWKLLAGGVAGWLIGRLFGWLTFRVPGNPLAKTGDGLIAIACTLVAYGLTEAVHGYGFLAVFISALTLRHAHRQHAFQREMHDITEQLERIAMMVVLLLFGGALVSGLLAPLTWIDIALALAVLVVVRPLSGLVGMIGLKATWSERLTLAFFGIRGVGSFYYLAYGLNHAPIAGAERLWAIVGLIVLASVLLHGLTVTPVMRGLDRKRGVDPDKDQEDEPAPSAP, from the coding sequence ATGGCCCTGCCCCAATCCCTGCTCCCCGATCCCTACATTGTCCTCCTCGCGGTCGGCGGTTTGCTGATCGCCCTGGTCGCCTGGCTGCCGCTGGCCCTGCGCCGTCTGCCGCTGTCCCTGCCCATTGTCTGCATCGGCCTGGGGGCGGCCATCTTCTCCCTGCCTCAGGTCGGCCTGGCGCCCTTGCCGGTCCGCTATCCGGAGGTGACGGAGCGGCTGACAGAATTTGTCGTGATCATCGCCCTGATGGGCGCGGGACTGAAGATCGACCGGATCGTCGGCTGGCGACGCTGGGGGATCACCTGGCGGCTGCTGGCCGTGACCATGCCCCTGTCGATCGCCGCCATCGCCCTGCTCGGGGTCTGGGCCGGCCTGCCGTTGGCGGCCGCCATCCTGCTCGCCGCCAGCCTGGCGCCGACCGATCCGGTGCTGGCCGCCGACGTTCAGGTCGGCCCGCCAAGGACCGGCGAAGAGGACGAGGTGCGCTTCGGCCTGACGTCCGAGGCGGGGCTCAACGACGGCCTGGCCTTTCCCTTCGTCAACCTCGGGCTGGCGTTGGCCCTGGCGGCGACGACCGGCAAGCCCTGGTTGGTCGACTGGCTGAGCTACGATGTGCTCTGGAAACTGCTGGCCGGCGGGGTCGCCGGCTGGCTGATCGGCCGACTGTTCGGCTGGCTGACCTTCCGGGTGCCGGGCAACCCGCTGGCCAAGACCGGCGACGGGCTCATCGCCATCGCCTGCACCCTGGTGGCCTATGGCCTGACCGAAGCGGTGCACGGCTACGGCTTCCTGGCGGTGTTCATCAGCGCCCTGACCCTGCGCCATGCCCATCGCCAGCACGCGTTCCAGCGGGAGATGCATGACATCACCGAACAGCTGGAACGCATCGCCATGATGGTCGTCCTGCTGTTGTTCGGGGGCGCGCTGGTCAGCGGGCTGCTGGCCCCGCTGACCTGGATCGACATCGCCCTGGCCCTGGCGGTGCTGGTGGTGGTCCGGCCCCTGTCCGGGCTGGTCGGCATGATCGGCCTGAAGGCGACCTGGAGCGAGCGGCTGACCCTGGCCTTCTTCGGCATCCGCGGGGTCGGGTCCTTCTACTACCTGGCCTATGGCCTCAACCACGCGCCGATCGCCGGGGCCGAGCGCCTCTGGGCCATCGTCGGCCTGATCGTCCTGGCGTCCGTGCTGCTGCACGGCCTGACCGTCACCCCGGTGATGCGCGGCCTGGACCGGAAGCGGGGGGTCGATCCCGACAAGGATCAGGAAGACGAGCCGGCGCCGAGCGCGCCATGA
- a CDS encoding M1 family aminopeptidase, producing MFGKIASFEFRYQLKNPVFWVAAGIFFLLTFGSVVVDQISIGGGGNTHKNAPFAIAQIHMIWTIFFMFVSTAFVANVIVRDDETGFGGILRSTRVKRFDYLYGRFSGAFAASALAFLSIPLGIVVGSYMPWVDPETLGPLTWQPFLVSYFVLALPNILLTAAIFFSLATITRSLMWTYVGVVAFLVIWTVATIALDRPEWEKLIAAWEPLGFGAVSLATKYWTVADRNTLTPAIEGLLLQNRVFSLALSGLFLALPMLLFRFTPGKASGKRAKQLKIAAAAAASEPPPAPLARLPRPTFGAGAAWAQLMTRTRLDMGQVFGSPAFAVLLAIGLFNAVGGLWFTTEETGYGGVIHPLTRVLIPALMGSFAIIPQIIAIYYAGELVWRERDKKTHEIIDASPVPDWAFVAPKTLAIALVLIATLLVSVVAAIAIQTFKGYTNYEIGKWIVWYVLPQAVSSILMAALAVFIQALSPHKFVGWGLMALFIIARATLGNIGFDHILYNYGANPGTPLSDINGLGKFWIAAWTARTYWSLVALLLLILTWGLWRRGTETRLWPRIARLPHRLMSGAGVLFVAVLLGAGAIGGWIYVNTNVWNEHRTNDANEAWTADYEKTLINQRHFDRVPQPKIQSMKLDVDLRPHQPSLKVTGTYVIKNMTSEDLKEVHVRFDRDLKVQGLSIEGARPKETLAKFNYRIFALDKPMKPGEERTMSFITERSQKGFKNSGNETRVVDNGTFVNSMEFAPALGIWPGDGLQDRAKRRKYGLNPDMPVAKLGDVPSRQFNYLRHDADFMSSDITVTTEADQTPIAPGRRISDRIIGTPTGKRRQAHFVTSAPVMPFFSIQSARYAIKRQTYKGIELEIYYQPEHAYNIDRMFTAMKTSLDYYQANFSPYQFDHLRFIEFPAYGNFAQAFAGTMPWSENLFFIADYSDPEKVDMVTYVGAHEIGHQWWAHQVVASDQEGMTMTSETLAQYSALRVMKKLYGEDQIRKFLKYELNSYLRDRGGQALEEKPLERVEGSQGYIHYRKGSLVMYRLAEEIGEDNVNAALAQFLKDHAFKGAPYPISTDLVKLFRERAPADKQALITDLFEKITLYDVKVTDATVKARKDGRFDVTLTVDAKKLYADGKGKETAAPMNEMLDIGVFTQQPGKKGFGKASILVLERKPIRGGKQTLTYTVAKKPVWVGADPYNILIDRNSDDNLFKIGS from the coding sequence ATGTTCGGCAAGATCGCCAGCTTCGAATTCCGCTACCAGCTCAAGAACCCGGTGTTCTGGGTGGCGGCGGGCATCTTCTTCCTGCTGACCTTCGGGTCGGTGGTCGTCGACCAGATCAGCATCGGGGGTGGGGGCAACACCCACAAGAACGCCCCCTTCGCCATCGCCCAGATCCACATGATCTGGACCATCTTCTTCATGTTCGTCTCCACGGCCTTCGTGGCCAACGTCATCGTCCGCGATGACGAGACGGGCTTTGGCGGCATCCTGCGCTCGACCCGGGTCAAGCGCTTCGACTACCTCTACGGCCGTTTCTCCGGGGCCTTCGCGGCCTCCGCCCTGGCCTTCCTGTCGATCCCGCTCGGCATCGTGGTCGGCAGCTACATGCCCTGGGTCGATCCCGAGACCCTGGGCCCGCTGACCTGGCAGCCCTTCCTGGTCAGCTACTTCGTCCTGGCCCTGCCCAACATCCTGCTGACCGCCGCCATCTTCTTCAGCCTGGCGACCATCACCCGCTCGCTGATGTGGACCTACGTCGGCGTCGTCGCCTTCCTGGTCATCTGGACCGTCGCCACCATCGCGCTGGACCGCCCCGAGTGGGAAAAGCTGATCGCCGCCTGGGAGCCGCTGGGCTTCGGGGCGGTGAGCCTGGCCACCAAGTACTGGACGGTCGCCGACCGCAACACCCTGACCCCGGCCATCGAAGGCCTGCTGCTGCAGAACCGCGTCTTCTCGCTGGCGCTGTCGGGTCTGTTCCTGGCCCTGCCGATGCTGCTGTTCCGCTTCACCCCGGGCAAGGCCAGCGGCAAGCGCGCCAAGCAGCTGAAGATCGCCGCCGCCGCCGCCGCTTCCGAGCCGCCGCCGGCCCCGCTGGCCCGGCTGCCCAGGCCGACCTTCGGCGCGGGCGCCGCCTGGGCCCAGCTGATGACCCGCACCCGGCTCGACATGGGCCAGGTGTTCGGCAGCCCGGCCTTCGCCGTCCTGCTGGCCATCGGCCTGTTCAATGCTGTCGGCGGCCTGTGGTTCACCACCGAGGAGACCGGCTACGGCGGCGTGATCCATCCGCTGACCCGGGTGCTGATCCCGGCCCTGATGGGCAGCTTCGCCATCATTCCGCAGATCATCGCCATCTACTACGCCGGCGAGCTGGTCTGGCGCGAACGCGACAAGAAGACCCATGAGATCATCGACGCCTCGCCGGTGCCGGACTGGGCCTTTGTCGCGCCCAAGACCCTGGCCATCGCCCTGGTGCTGATCGCGACCCTGCTGGTCAGCGTCGTGGCCGCCATCGCCATCCAGACCTTCAAGGGCTACACCAACTACGAGATCGGCAAATGGATCGTCTGGTACGTCCTGCCCCAGGCCGTCTCCTCGATCCTGATGGCCGCCCTGGCCGTCTTCATCCAGGCGCTCAGCCCGCACAAGTTCGTCGGCTGGGGCCTGATGGCGCTGTTCATCATCGCCCGCGCCACGCTCGGCAACATCGGCTTCGACCACATCCTCTACAACTACGGGGCCAACCCCGGCACGCCGCTGTCGGACATCAACGGCCTCGGCAAATTCTGGATCGCCGCCTGGACGGCGCGCACCTACTGGTCGCTGGTCGCCCTGCTGCTGCTCATCCTCACCTGGGGCCTGTGGCGGCGCGGGACCGAGACCCGCCTGTGGCCGCGCATCGCCCGGCTGCCGCATCGGCTGATGAGCGGCGCAGGGGTGCTGTTCGTCGCCGTCCTGCTCGGCGCCGGCGCCATCGGCGGCTGGATCTACGTCAACACCAATGTCTGGAACGAACACCGCACCAACGACGCCAACGAGGCGTGGACGGCGGACTATGAGAAGACGCTGATCAACCAGCGCCACTTCGACAGGGTCCCCCAGCCGAAGATCCAGTCGATGAAGCTGGATGTCGACCTGAGGCCCCACCAGCCCAGCCTGAAGGTCACCGGCACCTACGTCATCAAGAACATGACGTCCGAGGACCTCAAGGAAGTCCACGTCCGCTTCGACCGCGATCTCAAGGTCCAGGGCCTCAGCATCGAGGGCGCCCGGCCGAAGGAAACCCTGGCGAAGTTCAACTACCGCATCTTCGCCCTCGACAAGCCGATGAAGCCCGGTGAGGAGCGGACCATGAGCTTCATCACCGAACGCTCGCAGAAGGGCTTCAAGAACAGCGGCAACGAGACCCGCGTCGTCGACAACGGCACCTTCGTCAACTCCATGGAGTTCGCCCCGGCGCTGGGCATCTGGCCGGGCGACGGGCTGCAGGACCGGGCCAAGCGTCGCAAGTACGGGCTCAACCCCGACATGCCGGTGGCCAAGCTGGGCGACGTCCCCTCACGCCAGTTCAACTACCTGCGCCACGACGCCGACTTCATGAGTTCGGACATCACCGTCACCACCGAGGCCGACCAGACGCCGATCGCGCCCGGCCGCCGGATCAGCGACCGGATCATCGGCACCCCGACCGGCAAGCGCCGCCAGGCTCACTTCGTGACCAGCGCCCCGGTCATGCCCTTCTTCTCGATCCAGTCGGCGCGCTACGCCATCAAGCGCCAGACCTACAAGGGCATCGAGCTGGAGATCTATTACCAGCCCGAGCACGCCTACAACATCGACCGCATGTTCACGGCGATGAAGACCTCGCTCGACTACTACCAGGCCAACTTCAGCCCCTACCAGTTCGACCACCTGCGCTTCATCGAGTTCCCGGCCTACGGCAACTTCGCCCAGGCCTTCGCCGGCACCATGCCCTGGTCGGAGAACCTGTTCTTCATCGCCGACTACAGCGACCCCGAGAAGGTCGACATGGTCACCTATGTCGGGGCTCACGAGATCGGCCACCAGTGGTGGGCCCACCAGGTCGTCGCCTCCGACCAGGAGGGCATGACCATGACCTCCGAAACCCTGGCCCAGTACAGCGCCCTGCGGGTGATGAAGAAGCTCTATGGTGAGGACCAGATCCGCAAGTTCCTCAAGTATGAGCTCAACAGCTACCTGCGGGACCGCGGCGGCCAGGCGCTGGAGGAGAAGCCTCTGGAGCGGGTCGAGGGCAGCCAGGGCTACATCCACTACCGCAAGGGATCGCTGGTCATGTACCGGCTGGCCGAGGAGATCGGCGAGGACAACGTCAACGCCGCGCTTGCCCAGTTCCTGAAGGACCACGCCTTCAAGGGCGCGCCCTATCCGATCTCGACCGACCTGGTGAAGCTGTTCCGCGAACGCGCCCCCGCCGACAAGCAGGCCCTGATCACCGACCTGTTCGAGAAGATCACCCTCTATGATGTGAAGGTGACCGACGCGACGGTGAAGGCCCGCAAGGACGGCCGGTTCGATGTCACGCTGACGGTGGATGCGAAGAAGCTCTACGCCGACGGCAAGGGCAAGGAGACGGCCGCGCCGATGAACGAGATGCTCGACATCGGGGTGTTCACCCAACAGCCGGGCAAGAAGGGCTTCGGCAAGGCCAGCATCCTGGTCCTCGAACGCAAGCCCATCCGCGGCGGCAAACAGACCCTGACCTATACGGTCGCCAAGAAACCGGTCTGGGTCGGCGCCGATCCCTACAACATCCTCATCGACCGCAACTCCGACGACAACCTGTTCAAGATCGGCTCGTAG
- a CDS encoding SprT family zinc-dependent metalloprotease, with translation MSLFKPPAYSHGDRLEAAGHVMRLSVNPRARRISLRVDRTRREVIATAPTAKRLGEAVAFARERVGWIEAQLADLPEARVVAPGMVVELFGRPFRLETRTGRAKIDLEAGIIAAPDDAAFGDRVMRLIKAEAKRKFTQMTAGYAAQLRVSTPSVSVVDAKARWGSCTPARIAKPASIRYSWRLALAPFAVADYVAAHECAHLIEANHGPRFWALVYELFGDPAPHRNWLRAHGAGLHAFGR, from the coding sequence ATGAGTTTGTTCAAGCCGCCCGCCTACAGCCACGGCGACCGCCTCGAGGCGGCCGGCCATGTGATGCGGCTGAGCGTCAACCCTCGGGCTCGCCGCATCTCCCTGCGGGTGGACCGCACCCGGCGCGAGGTGATCGCCACCGCCCCGACCGCCAAGCGCCTGGGCGAGGCCGTCGCTTTCGCCCGCGAGCGGGTCGGCTGGATCGAGGCCCAGCTGGCCGACCTGCCCGAAGCGCGGGTCGTCGCGCCGGGGATGGTCGTCGAGCTGTTCGGCCGGCCGTTCCGGCTGGAGACCAGGACCGGCCGGGCGAAGATCGACCTGGAGGCCGGGATTATCGCGGCGCCGGACGACGCCGCCTTCGGCGACCGGGTCATGCGGCTAATCAAGGCCGAGGCCAAACGCAAATTCACCCAGATGACGGCCGGCTATGCCGCCCAGCTTCGGGTCTCGACGCCGAGCGTCAGCGTCGTCGACGCCAAGGCCCGCTGGGGCAGCTGCACCCCCGCCCGGATCGCGAAGCCGGCCTCGATCCGCTACAGCTGGCGCCTGGCCCTGGCTCCGTTCGCGGTGGCCGACTATGTCGCCGCCCATGAGTGCGCCCACCTGATCGAGGCCAACCATGGGCCGAGGTTCTGGGCCCTGGTCTATGAGCTGTTCGGCGATCCCGCACCGCACCGCAACTGGCTGCGGGCGCATGGCGCGGGACTGCACGCCTTCGGGCGCTAG
- a CDS encoding GNAT family N-acetyltransferase — MSRQPVQIDIVRPEDLTAAQVDRWAALQAAQPGWHSPFLSPWWARSVARAQGEKANVRVAVLKEGGEAVGFMAARVGAMTAMPVGAPMCDYQGLVTAPGVRVDPVRLVEAIGVGRLDFSHMLGCQADFAPAFKGTQPSFAIDMPDGFEAYAAERKAAGVGIHKDCDKKRRKLEREAGAPVFTAFSRGKADFDQLMAWKSQQWKATGQTDVLAAGWTSRLVRDLFQSRDPEYGGILFTLHVGEKLVAAQFNLRAHDTINSWLIGHDPEFTRWSPGMILFQDILRWMDTTPYRRLDLGAGDYRFKREFSNVITPVSHGFIGAASPAALVRGAAYALRQAAEALPLGPVSELPGKAMRRLDLIRGLR, encoded by the coding sequence GTGAGTCGCCAGCCCGTGCAGATCGACATCGTCCGTCCCGAAGACCTGACCGCCGCCCAGGTGGACCGCTGGGCGGCGCTGCAGGCGGCGCAGCCGGGCTGGCACAGCCCCTTCCTGTCGCCCTGGTGGGCGCGGTCGGTGGCGCGGGCGCAGGGCGAGAAGGCCAACGTCAGGGTGGCGGTGCTCAAGGAGGGCGGCGAGGCCGTCGGCTTCATGGCCGCCAGGGTCGGGGCGATGACCGCCATGCCGGTCGGGGCGCCGATGTGCGACTATCAGGGCCTTGTCACGGCCCCGGGCGTGCGGGTCGATCCGGTCAGGCTGGTCGAGGCCATCGGGGTCGGGCGCCTCGACTTCTCCCATATGCTGGGCTGCCAGGCCGACTTCGCGCCGGCCTTCAAGGGCACGCAGCCGAGCTTCGCCATCGACATGCCGGACGGGTTCGAGGCCTACGCCGCCGAGCGCAAGGCGGCCGGGGTCGGCATCCACAAGGATTGCGACAAGAAGCGCCGCAAGCTGGAGCGCGAGGCCGGGGCCCCGGTGTTCACCGCCTTCTCGCGCGGCAAGGCCGACTTCGACCAGCTGATGGCCTGGAAGAGCCAGCAGTGGAAGGCGACCGGCCAGACCGACGTGCTGGCGGCCGGCTGGACCAGCCGCCTTGTCCGCGACCTGTTTCAGAGCCGCGATCCGGAATACGGCGGCATCCTCTTCACCCTGCATGTCGGGGAAAAGCTGGTGGCGGCGCAGTTCAACCTGCGGGCCCATGACACGATCAACAGCTGGCTGATCGGTCATGATCCGGAGTTCACGCGCTGGAGCCCGGGCATGATCCTGTTCCAGGACATCCTGCGCTGGATGGACACCACGCCCTACCGGCGGCTGGATCTCGGGGCCGGCGATTACCGCTTCAAGCGGGAGTTCTCGAACGTCATCACCCCGGTCAGCCACGGCTTTATCGGCGCCGCTTCCCCGGCCGCCCTGGTGCGCGGCGCGGCCTATGCCCTGCGCCAGGCGGCCGAGGCCCTGCCGCTGGGGCCGGTGTCGGAACTGCCGGGCAAGGCCATGCGGCGGCTTGACCTGATCCGTGGATTGCGGTGA
- a CDS encoding threonine ammonia-lyase, with amino-acid sequence MTLHIDDIRAAAARLQGHIERTPCRYSKTLSEITGAQVWVKFENLQFTAAYKERGALNKLMLMSEADKAKGVIAASAGNHAQGLAYHATRLGVPSTIVMPRGTPFVKVEHTRAHGANVVIEGETYDDAYAHAMKLKDERGLTFVHPFNDLEVMAGQGTIALEMLEDVPDLEILPVPIGGGGLISGVGVAAKAMNPDIRIIGCEPAMYPSFTNKMRGMAGHSGGQTIAEGIAVKQVGDITYSVARPLVEDVLLLEEPFIERAVALYCNVEKTVAEGAGAASLAALLAYPERFRGRKCGLILCGGNIDTRLLASVLTRELVRAQRIISLRIVGDDRPGLLATVSRVIGEMGGNIIEVAHNRLALDVPAKGAEFDVMIETRDAQHTQEIMDALRESGYPPRVV; translated from the coding sequence ATGACCCTCCACATCGATGACATCCGCGCCGCCGCGGCCCGCCTGCAGGGCCATATCGAGCGCACGCCCTGCCGCTATTCCAAGACCCTGTCGGAGATTACCGGCGCCCAGGTGTGGGTGAAGTTCGAGAACCTGCAGTTCACCGCCGCCTACAAGGAGCGCGGGGCGCTCAACAAACTGATGCTGATGAGCGAGGCCGACAAGGCCAAGGGCGTCATCGCCGCCAGCGCCGGCAACCATGCCCAGGGGCTGGCCTACCACGCCACCCGGCTGGGTGTGCCCTCGACCATCGTCATGCCGCGCGGCACGCCGTTTGTGAAGGTCGAGCACACCCGCGCCCACGGGGCCAATGTGGTCATTGAGGGCGAGACCTACGACGACGCCTACGCCCACGCCATGAAGCTGAAGGACGAGCGGGGCCTGACCTTCGTGCATCCCTTCAACGACCTGGAAGTCATGGCCGGCCAGGGCACCATCGCCCTGGAGATGCTGGAGGACGTGCCGGATCTGGAGATCCTTCCCGTTCCGATCGGCGGCGGCGGACTGATCAGCGGCGTCGGGGTGGCGGCCAAGGCCATGAACCCGGACATCCGCATCATCGGCTGCGAGCCGGCGATGTATCCCAGCTTCACCAACAAGATGCGCGGCATGGCCGGCCACAGCGGCGGCCAGACCATCGCCGAGGGCATCGCCGTCAAGCAGGTCGGCGACATCACCTATTCGGTCGCCCGGCCGCTGGTCGAGGACGTGCTGCTGCTGGAAGAGCCCTTCATCGAGCGGGCGGTGGCCCTCTACTGCAATGTCGAGAAGACGGTGGCCGAGGGGGCCGGCGCGGCCTCGCTGGCGGCGCTGCTGGCTTATCCGGAGCGGTTCCGCGGCAGGAAGTGCGGCCTGATCCTCTGTGGTGGCAACATCGACACCCGCCTTTTGGCCAGCGTGCTGACCCGCGAGCTGGTGCGGGCCCAGCGGATCATCTCGCTGCGTATCGTCGGCGATGACCGTCCCGGTCTGCTGGCGACGGTGTCGCGGGTGATCGGCGAGATGGGCGGCAACATCATCGAGGTCGCCCACAACCGCCTGGCGCTCGACGTGCCGGCCAAGGGCGCGGAGTTCGACGTCATGATCGAGACCCGCGACGCGCAGCACACCCAGGAGATCATGGATGCCCTGCGCGAGAGCGGGTATCCGCCGCGGGTGGTCTGA